A DNA window from Actinomycetota bacterium contains the following coding sequences:
- a CDS encoding baseplate J/gp47 family protein, translating into MMTGDRRQALVLARTVNGVDFVEVDPASDTVLVVHFVFALPGSPPGDGAIPADPAKALAAPNFQVTGGERITGIRVLTATPRAGAPDQMDVVVDRAGDFSVYTLSIVAGPGAPGAPDGFDPASTSADFVFHIECAGDFDCAPEAACPPEQVMPPPINYLAKDYPGFVQVLSDRLALLAPRWAERNPADLGVALVELLAYVGDQLSYREDVIATEAYLGTARLRTSVRRHARLVDYPVGEGCNARAWLRVLVDPGGAADGSVLPPGTRCATDFPGAPAQLTHDTATYRAAVDAGAVFFETAGASPALYAEHQAMVLYAWSQTHACLAVGATHATLVGTHSKLAPGMVLVLAEVKGPLTGSPADADPGHRQAVRVTAVASATDPVTGTAITEIDWHPGDALAFPLCVASIADAAHQEQAITGVAEAWGNIVLADQGRSVGGAADPLSTGPEWLGVVPPAGRFRPALANGPVTFARAVPGTSQPASAASATSGTPVPEVVLMSGNDPDCAAVKADPKAITWTPVPSLLETSVTGLTPVFVPEVETGGTAYLLFGDGVNGLEPEPGSGFCATYRVGNGTAGNVARGALTLLDRTGFPAGVPAGVLGVTNPMPAWGGVDPEPIEHVRQSAPAAFFTQQRAVTAADYRARTLAYPGVQRAEATLRWTGSWHTMFITVERDAQAALDAGFIAGLEAYLDGYRMAGVDLEVEDGVRVPLHVAMDVCVQPGYVAAGVRQALRDVFSAGTLPDGSPGLFNPARLNLGQPFYLSPLYAAAQAVDGVRSVEVTAFERQDRPGGSGLAQGVLTPERLEFFLLDNDPNFPERGRFDLSVAGGR; encoded by the coding sequence ATGATGACCGGCGACCGCCGCCAGGCTCTGGTGCTCGCCCGCACCGTCAACGGCGTGGACTTCGTCGAGGTCGACCCGGCCTCGGACACCGTCCTCGTCGTCCACTTCGTCTTCGCCCTCCCGGGATCGCCTCCGGGCGACGGTGCAATCCCCGCCGACCCGGCGAAGGCGCTGGCGGCGCCCAATTTCCAGGTGACCGGGGGCGAGCGCATCACGGGCATCCGGGTCCTGACCGCCACTCCCCGGGCGGGGGCGCCGGACCAGATGGATGTCGTGGTGGACCGGGCTGGGGACTTCTCGGTCTACACCCTCAGCATCGTCGCCGGACCGGGTGCACCGGGAGCCCCGGACGGTTTCGACCCTGCCTCCACCTCGGCCGACTTCGTCTTCCACATCGAGTGCGCGGGCGACTTCGACTGCGCCCCGGAGGCGGCGTGCCCGCCCGAGCAGGTGATGCCGCCCCCGATCAACTACCTCGCCAAGGACTACCCCGGCTTCGTCCAGGTGCTGAGCGACCGCCTCGCCCTGCTGGCCCCCCGGTGGGCGGAGCGCAACCCGGCCGATCTGGGTGTGGCGCTGGTCGAGCTGCTGGCGTACGTGGGCGACCAGCTCAGCTACCGGGAGGACGTCATCGCCACCGAGGCCTACCTCGGTACCGCCCGGTTGCGCACGTCGGTGCGCCGCCATGCCCGGCTGGTGGACTACCCGGTGGGGGAGGGGTGCAACGCCCGGGCGTGGCTCCGGGTGCTGGTGGACCCGGGTGGCGCCGCCGACGGGTCGGTGCTCCCCCCCGGCACCCGGTGCGCCACCGATTTCCCGGGCGCACCGGCGCAGCTCACCCATGACACGGCCACCTACCGGGCGGCGGTGGACGCCGGTGCGGTCTTCTTCGAGACTGCCGGCGCATCGCCGGCCCTGTACGCCGAGCACCAGGCCATGGTGCTCTATGCCTGGAGCCAGACCCACGCCTGCCTGGCGGTGGGCGCCACCCACGCCACCCTGGTGGGCACGCACAGCAAGCTGGCCCCCGGCATGGTGCTGGTGCTGGCGGAGGTCAAGGGGCCGCTTACCGGCAGCCCGGCGGACGCCGACCCGGGGCACCGCCAAGCGGTGCGGGTCACCGCCGTGGCCAGCGCCACAGACCCGGTGACCGGCACGGCGATCACCGAGATCGACTGGCACCCGGGCGACGCCCTGGCCTTCCCCCTGTGCGTGGCCTCGATCGCCGATGCCGCCCACCAGGAGCAGGCCATCACGGGCGTGGCCGAGGCGTGGGGCAACATCGTGCTTGCCGACCAGGGGCGCAGCGTGGGCGGGGCCGCGGACCCGCTGTCCACCGGGCCGGAATGGCTCGGGGTGGTCCCGCCTGCGGGGCGCTTCCGCCCGGCGCTGGCGAACGGGCCGGTGACCTTCGCCCGGGCCGTCCCCGGCACCTCGCAGCCGGCGAGCGCGGCATCGGCCACCTCGGGGACCCCGGTGCCCGAGGTCGTCCTCATGAGCGGCAACGACCCGGACTGCGCCGCGGTCAAGGCCGACCCGAAGGCCATCACCTGGACCCCGGTGCCCAGCCTGCTGGAGACGAGTGTGACCGGCCTGACGCCGGTGTTCGTCCCCGAGGTGGAGACCGGCGGCACCGCCTACCTCCTGTTCGGCGACGGGGTGAACGGGCTGGAGCCTGAGCCGGGGAGCGGGTTCTGCGCCACCTACCGGGTGGGCAACGGCACCGCCGGCAACGTGGCCCGGGGTGCATTGACCCTGCTGGACCGGACCGGATTCCCCGCCGGGGTCCCGGCCGGGGTGCTGGGCGTCACCAACCCGATGCCCGCCTGGGGCGGGGTCGATCCCGAGCCTATCGAGCACGTCCGCCAGAGCGCCCCGGCGGCGTTCTTCACCCAGCAGCGGGCGGTGACCGCCGCCGACTACCGGGCCCGCACCCTCGCCTATCCCGGGGTGCAGCGGGCCGAGGCGACGCTGCGCTGGACCGGGAGCTGGCACACGATGTTCATCACCGTCGAGCGGGACGCCCAGGCCGCGCTCGACGCCGGCTTCATCGCCGGGCTGGAGGCCTACCTCGATGGCTACCGGATGGCCGGCGTGGACCTCGAGGTGGAGGACGGGGTCCGGGTTCCGCTCCACGTCGCGATGGACGTCTGCGTGCAGCCCGGCTATGTCGCCGCCGGTGTGCGCCAGGCGCTGCGGGACGTGTTCAGCGCCGGCACGCTGCCCGACGGTTCGCCCGGGTTGTTCAACCCGGCCCGCCTGAACCTGGGCCAGCCCTTCTACCTGAGCCCGCTCTACGCCGCGGCCCAGGCGGTGGACGGGGTGCGGTCGGTGGAGGTCACCGCCTTCGAGCGCCAGGACCGCCCGGGGGGCAGCGGCCTGGCCCAGGGGGTCCTGACCCCGGAACGCCTCGAGTTCTTCCTGCTCGACAACGACCCCAACTTCCCGGAGCGGGGCCGCTTCGACCTCAGCGTGGCGGGCGGCCGGTGA
- a CDS encoding GPW/gp25 family protein, whose product MTGGLAGNLAGGLAGPAPIAAPLRTDGRGRSAETPADQHLRDLIEEVLLTAPGERVMRPTFGSGLLQLAFAPNSDQLAATLQMLVQGSLQSWLGDLIEVASVAIDRSEGTLRVSVSYTVRSTGESTTATFAQLA is encoded by the coding sequence ATGACCGGCGGCCTGGCCGGCAACCTGGCCGGCGGCCTGGCCGGCCCCGCACCCATCGCCGCCCCACTGCGCACCGACGGGCGGGGGCGCAGCGCCGAGACCCCGGCCGACCAGCACCTGCGCGACCTGATCGAGGAGGTGCTGCTCACCGCACCCGGGGAGCGGGTGATGCGGCCGACGTTCGGCAGCGGCCTGCTGCAGCTCGCCTTCGCCCCGAACTCCGACCAGCTCGCCGCCACGCTCCAGATGCTGGTGCAGGGATCGCTGCAGTCCTGGCTGGGCGACCTCATCGAGGTGGCCTCGGTGGCCATCGACCGTTCCGAGGGCACGCTGAGGGTCAGCGTCAGCTACACCGTGCGCAGCACCGGCGAGTCCACCACGGCAACCTTCGCCCAGCTCGCATGA
- a CDS encoding phage baseplate assembly protein V: MADPTGNGAAPESGSATGAGASGKKFYGKYRGTVLNNVDPMQMGRIMALVPDVSSLLPTSWCMPCVPAAGLQAGFLAVPSIGAGVWVEFEQGDPDYPIWTGCFWGSAAELPALVHLSPPGLSSLTFSTTLQNGIVVNDVPGPGGGIILKATTGAAIIVNDTGIYLSNGQGATITLVGPTVAINVAGLVVT; encoded by the coding sequence GTGGCCGACCCGACCGGCAACGGCGCCGCCCCGGAATCCGGCTCAGCGACCGGTGCCGGCGCCAGCGGCAAGAAGTTCTACGGCAAGTACCGGGGCACCGTCCTGAACAACGTGGACCCGATGCAGATGGGACGGATCATGGCCCTGGTGCCGGACGTCTCGTCGCTCCTGCCCACGTCGTGGTGCATGCCGTGCGTGCCCGCCGCGGGGCTGCAGGCGGGGTTCCTGGCGGTGCCGTCGATCGGGGCGGGGGTGTGGGTCGAGTTCGAGCAGGGCGACCCGGACTACCCGATCTGGACCGGCTGCTTCTGGGGCAGCGCGGCGGAGCTGCCCGCGCTGGTGCACCTCTCGCCGCCCGGGCTCTCGTCGCTCACGTTCTCGACCACGCTGCAGAACGGCATCGTGGTCAACGACGTACCCGGGCCGGGCGGCGGCATCATCCTCAAGGCCACCACCGGGGCGGCGATCATCGTCAACGACACCGGCATCTACCTGTCCAACGGGCAGGGGGCCACGATCACGCTGGTGGGGCCGACGGTCGCCATCAACGTCGCCGGGCTGGTGGTGACCTGA
- a CDS encoding LysM domain-containing protein yields the protein MDLLQQLLAAGAVTQQAFGPESRYVGLPIRTLAAPDGTPVSYVSRRFIAAPGAFAVLQRYRVREGDRVDVVAATLVGNPLSYWQLCDANLALEPSDLTGVPGAFIVVTLPAGVPGAPAGG from the coding sequence ATGGACCTGCTCCAGCAGCTCTTGGCGGCGGGGGCGGTCACCCAGCAGGCCTTCGGCCCGGAGAGCCGCTATGTGGGCCTGCCCATCCGCACGCTGGCCGCCCCGGACGGCACGCCGGTCAGCTACGTCTCCCGGCGCTTCATCGCGGCCCCCGGAGCCTTCGCTGTCCTGCAGCGCTACCGGGTGCGGGAGGGCGACCGGGTGGACGTGGTTGCCGCCACCCTGGTGGGCAACCCGCTGTCCTACTGGCAGCTGTGCGACGCCAACCTGGCCCTGGAGCCCAGTGACCTGACCGGGGTGCCGGGCGCCTTCATCGTCGTCACGCTGCCCGCCGGGGTCCCCGGCGCGCCGGCCGGGGGCTGA
- a CDS encoding ATP-binding protein produces MRAPNSETWLAANQRGLMAEVAWIRQRLDGQVGEGPAGTSAALDLVCEQFGLTHFERAILVLTAAVELDGSFGEALARAQGDAARPVPTFGLALAALAEPHWSALAPWGALRHWRLVELGPGSLTTAALRIDEWLLHALVGAGGLDPRLAPSLRLLEPGTPLPSAKGAVDALCAAWLPDSGAAGGAPEKTGAGGPGATGAGGLPPRLACLCGRLEASRAVFAQACARLGWDAYALATADVPPGAGEREELVRLWEREALLRPAALLVEAGDAPSRAATESFLARLTVPAAVSGGDATVGGGRPVAVIDAPAATATEQRALWGAALAGDAAFASLNGALDRVVAHFDLDPCRIEAAAGRALGAQPGNGRGSEAGDDPAQRVWAACRRSARGGLDDLAERLETTACFDDLVLAAEQLDLLQDIAAQARHRTQVYEQWGMAGPSQRGLGINALFAGPSGTGKTLAAEVLANTLELDLYRIDLSQVVSKYIGETEKNLRRIFSAARGSGAVLLFDEADALFGKRSEVRDSHDRYANVEISYLLQAMESYRGLALLTTNMRQALDQAFLRRLRFVVSFPFPGPAERGRIWARAFPVQTPTQGLDLDRLARLSVAGGTIRSIALQAAFRAAATGVPVGMGEVLHATVAEYAKLERPLSEAEIGGWR; encoded by the coding sequence GTGAGAGCGCCGAACAGCGAGACCTGGCTGGCGGCGAACCAGCGCGGCCTCATGGCCGAGGTGGCCTGGATCCGCCAGCGGCTTGACGGCCAAGTGGGCGAGGGCCCGGCCGGCACCTCCGCGGCCCTCGACCTGGTGTGCGAGCAGTTCGGGCTGACGCACTTCGAGCGCGCAATCCTGGTGCTCACCGCGGCGGTGGAGCTGGACGGGTCCTTCGGGGAGGCGCTGGCCCGGGCGCAGGGCGACGCCGCCCGCCCGGTTCCGACCTTCGGTTTGGCCCTGGCCGCGCTGGCCGAGCCCCACTGGAGCGCGCTGGCGCCCTGGGGGGCGCTGCGCCACTGGCGCTTGGTGGAGCTGGGGCCCGGGTCGCTGACCACAGCCGCCCTCCGGATCGACGAATGGCTGCTCCACGCGCTCGTGGGGGCCGGGGGCCTCGACCCCCGCCTGGCGCCGTCCCTCCGGTTGTTGGAACCCGGGACCCCGTTGCCCAGCGCCAAGGGTGCGGTCGACGCGCTGTGCGCGGCGTGGCTGCCTGACAGCGGAGCCGCAGGCGGAGCGCCAGAAAAGACCGGAGCCGGAGGGCCAGGAGCCACCGGAGCCGGAGGCCTTCCTCCCCGCCTCGCCTGCCTGTGCGGCCGCCTCGAGGCCAGCCGGGCGGTGTTCGCCCAGGCGTGCGCCCGGCTCGGGTGGGACGCCTACGCCTTGGCCACCGCCGACGTGCCCCCGGGTGCCGGCGAGCGCGAGGAGCTCGTGCGGCTCTGGGAACGGGAGGCGCTGCTCCGCCCGGCGGCCCTGCTGGTGGAGGCTGGGGATGCCCCATCCCGGGCGGCGACCGAGAGCTTCCTCGCCCGCCTCACCGTCCCGGCCGCGGTCAGCGGGGGCGACGCCACCGTTGGCGGGGGGCGCCCGGTGGCGGTCATCGACGCCCCGGCAGCCACGGCCACCGAACAGCGGGCACTCTGGGGTGCGGCGCTGGCCGGCGACGCCGCCTTCGCTTCGTTGAACGGGGCCCTGGACCGGGTGGTGGCGCACTTCGACCTCGACCCCTGCCGGATCGAGGCGGCGGCCGGCCGGGCGCTCGGGGCCCAGCCTGGAAACGGGCGCGGCAGCGAGGCCGGGGACGACCCGGCGCAGCGGGTGTGGGCCGCCTGCCGGCGGAGCGCCCGGGGCGGGCTCGACGACCTCGCCGAGCGCCTGGAGACCACTGCCTGCTTCGACGACCTGGTGCTGGCCGCCGAGCAGCTGGACCTGCTGCAGGACATCGCCGCCCAGGCCCGCCACCGCACCCAGGTCTACGAGCAGTGGGGAATGGCCGGCCCCTCCCAGCGCGGCCTCGGGATCAACGCCCTGTTCGCCGGCCCGAGCGGCACCGGCAAGACGTTGGCCGCCGAGGTGCTGGCGAACACGCTGGAGCTCGACTTGTACCGGATCGATCTCAGCCAGGTGGTGAGCAAGTACATCGGCGAGACCGAGAAGAACCTGCGCCGCATCTTTTCGGCCGCCCGGGGGAGCGGGGCGGTCCTGCTCTTCGACGAGGCCGATGCCCTGTTCGGCAAGCGCAGCGAGGTGCGCGACAGCCACGACCGCTACGCCAATGTGGAGATCAGCTACCTGCTGCAGGCGATGGAGTCGTACCGGGGCCTGGCGCTCCTCACCACCAACATGCGCCAGGCGCTGGACCAGGCATTCCTGCGCCGCCTCCGCTTCGTGGTCAGCTTCCCGTTCCCGGGACCCGCCGAGCGGGGCCGCATCTGGGCCCGGGCGTTCCCGGTGCAGACCCCGACCCAGGGCCTGGACCTCGACCGGCTGGCCCGGCTGTCGGTGGCCGGGGGCACCATCCGCTCCATCGCCCTGCAGGCGGCCTTCCGGGCGGCGGCCACCGGCGTGCCGGTGGGGATGGGCGAGGTGCTGCACGCCACGGTGGCCGAGTACGCCAAGCTGGAGCGCCCGCTCAGCGAAGCGGAGATCGGGGGCTGGCGATGA
- a CDS encoding DUF4255 domain-containing protein, which yields MSTALAIAATTRVMSAVIDQTIQAAGIAGVLGAPPYLTTRPPDQLETGASEAGQLALFLYHVTHNPGWREVGLPSRTAAGDSTDRPPLALDLHYLLIAYGEAEYVPQLLLGLGMQALHETPFLYRQQITNVFSAPGLTTLDQAMATADLADQVEMIKITPEPLTTEDLSKLWTAFGGKFRPSAGYQATVVLIQSTAPVPSALPVQTRNLVVIPLQRPVVDAVAPLFVPWSPTAKLTLTGSNLAGDTVSVVFDAAPAAPQVPTPLAPGGSSVSVPLPAGLPAGINTLRAVQQVVVVQSEPARTIVDSNVALFYLQPVIRQSPPGTYLVSPGAGGTVKVQLDPALASTQKVQLLLNEVAPPAGQSPLSFTFDAVPAQIAGNSATFTTFTTRPGAYWVRVRVDGAESVPDPANPPQVTL from the coding sequence GTGAGCACGGCGCTGGCCATCGCCGCCACCACGAGGGTGATGAGCGCGGTCATCGACCAGACCATCCAGGCGGCGGGCATCGCCGGGGTCCTGGGGGCGCCGCCCTACCTGACCACGCGCCCGCCCGACCAGCTGGAGACCGGGGCCAGCGAGGCCGGCCAGCTCGCCCTGTTCTTGTACCACGTGACCCACAATCCGGGCTGGCGCGAGGTGGGGCTGCCGTCACGCACCGCGGCGGGCGACAGCACCGACCGGCCGCCACTGGCCCTCGACCTGCACTACCTGCTCATCGCCTACGGCGAGGCCGAGTACGTGCCCCAACTCCTGCTCGGCCTCGGCATGCAGGCCCTGCACGAGACCCCCTTCCTCTACCGCCAGCAGATCACCAACGTCTTCAGCGCGCCCGGGCTCACGACGCTGGACCAGGCCATGGCCACGGCGGACCTCGCCGACCAGGTGGAGATGATCAAGATCACGCCCGAGCCGCTCACCACCGAGGACCTCTCCAAGCTCTGGACGGCCTTCGGCGGCAAGTTCCGCCCCTCGGCCGGGTACCAGGCCACCGTTGTCCTCATCCAGAGCACCGCCCCGGTGCCGTCCGCGCTGCCGGTCCAGACCCGGAACCTGGTGGTCATCCCCCTGCAGCGCCCGGTGGTCGACGCCGTGGCGCCGCTGTTCGTGCCCTGGTCGCCTACCGCCAAGCTGACGCTCACGGGCTCCAACCTGGCGGGCGACACGGTGTCCGTGGTCTTCGACGCCGCGCCCGCCGCCCCCCAGGTGCCCACCCCGCTCGCCCCAGGCGGGAGTTCGGTCTCCGTGCCCCTGCCCGCCGGACTCCCAGCCGGGATCAACACGCTCCGGGCGGTCCAGCAGGTGGTGGTGGTGCAGTCCGAGCCCGCCCGCACCATCGTGGACTCCAACGTCGCCCTGTTCTACCTGCAGCCGGTGATCCGCCAGAGCCCGCCCGGGACCTACCTGGTGTCACCCGGGGCCGGGGGCACGGTCAAGGTGCAGCTCGATCCGGCGCTCGCCAGCACCCAGAAGGTCCAGCTCCTGCTGAACGAGGTGGCGCCGCCCGCGGGCCAATCCCCGCTGTCGTTCACCTTCGATGCCGTGCCGGCGCAGATCGCCGGCAACTCGGCGACCTTCACCACCTTCACCACCCGGCCGGGGGCGTACTGGGTCCGGGTCCGGGTGGATGGCGCCGAGAGCGTGCCTGACCCGGCCAACCCCCCCCAGGTGACCCTGTGA
- a CDS encoding phage tail protein — MTEFTVNTTRYDPYKNFKFRLKWDGKYVAGVSKCSMLKRTTEVVKHREGGDPSTTRKSPGRTEYDAITLERGVTHDTDFEVWADKVWSLGAGFGSEVSLKDFRKDIILDVFNEAGQKAISYKIYRCWPSEYQALPDFDANANAVAIQHLKLECEGWERDLSVTEPTEPTLAVPVTQ; from the coding sequence ATGACCGAGTTCACCGTCAACACGACACGCTACGACCCCTACAAGAACTTCAAGTTCCGGCTGAAGTGGGACGGCAAGTACGTCGCCGGGGTCAGCAAGTGCTCGATGCTGAAGCGGACCACCGAGGTGGTCAAGCACCGGGAGGGCGGCGACCCCAGCACCACCCGGAAGTCGCCGGGCCGCACCGAGTACGACGCCATTACGCTCGAGCGGGGGGTCACCCACGACACCGACTTCGAGGTCTGGGCGGACAAGGTCTGGAGCCTGGGGGCAGGCTTCGGCTCTGAGGTGTCCCTCAAGGACTTCCGTAAGGACATCATCCTCGATGTCTTCAACGAGGCTGGGCAGAAGGCGATCTCCTACAAGATCTACCGCTGCTGGCCCTCGGAATACCAGGCGCTGCCCGACTTCGACGCCAACGCCAACGCCGTGGCCATCCAGCACCTCAAGCTGGAGTGCGAGGGCTGGGAGCGCGACTTGTCGGTGACCGAGCCCACCGAGCCCACCCTCGCCGTCCCGGTCACCCAGTAG
- a CDS encoding phage tail sheath C-terminal domain-containing protein — protein sequence MPVAPTYPGVYVEELPSGVHTITGVSTAVTAVVGYFPQGPMDTATRVQSVADLERSFGPLVAASEAGYTLRQFFANGGGDAWVVRVAGGSPKPAAIAVMDKPGGAAVLTATAASAGLWGANLRLAIDYATTDPTTLFNLTVMLVDTSTPPQVVATEIYRNLNLTANDPANAVTVVNASSSLIKLATAGSGLPAATGTVSSADIKGVDLTTLGGASMKVALGATLIGSVTLATAPASLAALAASLQSQIRALPAASGVSLPSATVSVVGSASTQQFLQVLAGTGNPADIVELSDVLAGDLKLDDAAHTNVARYALGATAAAGAQALPGGTAAPGNDGSQPDATSLIGDPGTHSGMHALDLVDIFNLLCLPDTMNRPDTEAAAVISAAETYCQSRSAFLIVDVPQSAAGTAGAADRDALGGIEAWIDQNATLRSTYAALYYPRPNIPDPLNGYRLRAVASSGTIAGLYARTDAARGVWKAPAGTEALLTNVVSLATKLTDAENGVLNPVAVNCLRSFPVYGNVCWGARTLMGADQETSDWKYIPVRRTALYIESSLYYGTQWVVFEPNDEPLWAQIRLNVGAFMRGLFQQGAFQGSTPAKAYFVKCDGETTTQTDINLGRVNIVVGFAPLKPAEFVVIQIQQIAGQIPT from the coding sequence ATGCCCGTTGCCCCAACCTATCCGGGGGTCTATGTCGAGGAGCTGCCGAGCGGGGTCCACACCATCACGGGCGTGTCCACCGCGGTGACGGCCGTCGTCGGCTACTTCCCCCAGGGCCCGATGGACACGGCCACCCGGGTCCAGAGCGTGGCCGACCTCGAGCGCAGCTTCGGCCCCCTCGTCGCCGCCAGTGAGGCCGGCTACACGCTCCGGCAGTTCTTCGCCAACGGGGGGGGCGACGCCTGGGTGGTCCGGGTGGCGGGGGGGTCACCTAAGCCGGCCGCCATCGCGGTCATGGACAAGCCGGGAGGCGCCGCGGTCCTCACCGCCACCGCGGCGAGCGCCGGGCTCTGGGGGGCGAATCTCCGCCTCGCCATCGACTACGCCACCACCGACCCCACGACGCTGTTCAACCTGACGGTGATGCTGGTGGACACCAGCACCCCGCCACAGGTCGTCGCCACCGAGATCTACCGCAACCTCAACCTCACCGCCAACGACCCGGCCAACGCGGTGACGGTGGTCAACGCCTCCTCGTCGCTCATCAAGCTGGCGACGGCGGGCTCCGGCCTGCCGGCGGCGACGGGGACGGTGAGCTCGGCAGACATCAAGGGGGTGGACCTCACCACCCTGGGGGGCGCGTCCATGAAAGTCGCCCTGGGCGCCACCCTGATCGGCTCGGTGACGCTCGCCACGGCGCCGGCCAGCCTGGCAGCGCTGGCGGCGTCGCTGCAGTCGCAGATCCGGGCACTCCCCGCGGCGAGCGGCGTGTCGCTGCCCAGCGCCACCGTCAGCGTGGTCGGGAGCGCCTCGACCCAGCAGTTCCTCCAGGTCCTGGCCGGTACCGGCAACCCGGCGGACATCGTGGAGTTGAGCGACGTCCTGGCCGGCGACCTCAAGCTCGACGACGCCGCCCACACCAACGTCGCGCGCTACGCCCTGGGGGCCACCGCGGCGGCGGGGGCCCAGGCCCTGCCGGGCGGGACGGCCGCCCCGGGCAACGACGGGTCCCAGCCCGACGCCACCTCCCTCATCGGCGATCCCGGCACGCACTCCGGGATGCACGCCCTGGACCTGGTGGACATCTTCAACCTGCTCTGCCTCCCGGACACCATGAACCGGCCCGACACCGAGGCCGCGGCGGTGATCTCGGCGGCCGAGACCTACTGCCAGAGCCGGTCGGCCTTCCTGATCGTGGACGTGCCGCAGAGCGCGGCGGGCACCGCCGGGGCCGCCGACCGCGATGCCCTCGGTGGCATCGAGGCGTGGATCGACCAGAACGCCACCCTGCGCTCCACCTATGCGGCCCTGTACTACCCGCGCCCGAACATCCCCGACCCGCTCAACGGCTACCGCCTCCGGGCGGTCGCCTCCTCCGGCACCATCGCCGGGCTCTACGCCCGCACCGACGCCGCCCGCGGGGTCTGGAAGGCGCCGGCGGGGACGGAGGCGCTGCTGACCAATGTCGTCTCGCTGGCCACCAAGCTCACCGACGCCGAGAACGGGGTCCTGAACCCGGTGGCGGTGAACTGCCTGCGCAGCTTCCCGGTCTACGGCAACGTCTGCTGGGGGGCACGCACGCTGATGGGGGCGGACCAGGAGACCTCGGACTGGAAGTACATCCCGGTGCGGCGCACGGCGCTCTACATCGAGTCCAGCCTGTACTACGGCACCCAGTGGGTGGTCTTCGAGCCCAACGACGAGCCCCTCTGGGCGCAGATCCGCCTGAACGTCGGCGCCTTCATGCGGGGTCTGTTCCAGCAGGGGGCGTTCCAGGGCTCCACCCCCGCCAAGGCCTACTTCGTCAAGTGCGATGGCGAGACCACCACCCAGACCGACATCAACCTGGGCCGGGTCAACATCGTCGTGGGATTCGCGCCGCTCAAGCCGGCGGAATTCGTCGTCATCCAGATCCAGCAGATCGCCGGCCAGATCCCCACCTAG